In the Theobroma cacao cultivar B97-61/B2 chromosome 1, Criollo_cocoa_genome_V2, whole genome shotgun sequence genome, one interval contains:
- the LOC18610775 gene encoding uncharacterized protein LOC18610775 has translation METPSSTRRATRSQTALNNSIPVSKGKNEESEKSVSKTRTRKGKQQQERSALIDITNDSPIVGLAMETPLSAIAKQRTSRVKNITMTPGSGEALLRGQVKTLLQKVEEEAVLSKVSLESRPFLHLQGCVNSPMGLLAPTPANTPQILNLSEDGGISNSGLGSIVMALPVVEEQLKISEVVSGIFEGKKQEGSLESQRSLITRSLLLDFSEKSESSESSECSSVVTDQGVITGESSASKERPSPDDDNSSMWSIQGNASAHDEDEETIEEMGDDYYEEEGEEVDDGEEEEEDGGLIDELCEGLSKVSMEEMFTGKHTRFVYNSDDEIEGEEEESVENEDAAGILRLKGLPSPKGKHLRFLLEERDD, from the exons ATGGAAACCCCTTCATCTACAAGGAGAGCCACCAGGTCACAGACTGCTTTGAACAACAGTATCCCTGTTTCCA AAGGAAAGAATGAAGAGTCTGAGAAGAGTGTGTCGaaaacaagaacaagaaaaggaaagcaGCAACAAGAAAGGTCTGCTCTTATTGATATAACAAATGATTCACCCATCGTTGGGCTTGCGATGGAGACACCATTGTCGGCTATAGCTAAGCAGAGGACTAGTAGAGTCAAGAACATTACGATGACTCCTGGTTCTGGTGAGGCTTTGCTCAGGGGTCAAGTCAAGACTCTCTTGCAGAAGGTCGAGGAAGAGGCCGTGCTTTCAAAAGTTTCATTGGAGAGCCGTCCTTTTCTTCATCTCCAAGGCTGCGTGAATTCCCCCATGGGACTTCTTGCCCCTACTCCCGCAAATACACCACAGATCTTGAATCTTTCTGAGGATGGGGGCATTAGCAATAGTGGGTTGGGTTCAATAGTGATGGCTCTTCCTGTTGTTGAAGAACAGTTGAAGATATCTGAG GTGGTGAGTGGCATCTTTGAAGGGAAGAAGCAAGAAGGGAGTCTTGAATCCCAGAGAAGTCTGATAACTAGGTCTTTGCTGCTGGATTTTTCTGAGAAATCTGAATCCTCGGAATCATCAGAATGCTCATCTGTGGTGACTGATCAAGGAGTGATAACTGGAGAGAGTAGTGCAAGCAAAGAGAGGCCATCCCCTGATGATGACAACTCCTCTATGTGGTCTATCCAGGGGAATGCAAGCGCCCATGATGAAGATGAGGAAACAATTGAAGAAATGGGAGATGACTACtatgaagaagaaggagaagaagtagatgatggagaagaagaagaggaagatgGAGGATTGATTGATGAGCTCTGTGAAGGTCTAAGCAAGGTAAGCATGGAAGAAATGTTCACAGGAAAGCACACAAGATTCGTGTACAACAGTGATGATGAAATTGaaggggaagaagaagagagtgTAGAGAACGAGGATGCAGCTGGTATCCTACGCTTGAAGGGATTGCCATCACCAAAAGGGAAGCACCTGCGCTTTCTTCTGGAAGAACGAGATGACTGa